One window of Ignavibacteriota bacterium genomic DNA carries:
- a CDS encoding TonB-dependent receptor, producing MTKTLLALIIMLFCLNLNTAFSKDSVKVFYTGELVVLPADEPLNLTSRISEISISEITADRFLTVDNVLQFSQGIIFQKNTRNEAFIRLRGYDQRQIGIFFDGVPISSPYDGALDLSIFSLSNVSKINISRNMPSMYYGSNSIGGTINIVTDNIYKSNSVYGNVQVGEISDSYQLGFDYNLSKFSFQVNANYISNNNFRCADPDDMFSTQVVPNSKSNMLNTYAKVGFVASDNSIFSLSYLLGRADKQIPVNQLTTRPRYWQMPEINRDIVNFTHYYKLSEAFTVRGNVYYEKSYNLLKSFDDSTFSSQNARSSFSSIYDDYKFGGNLITEINTGLADLTKLSINYQLDNHRAQANTGLDWTEYETSMMTLAAEQNFSYDKFTALAGLSYDMLVPHNANGNELRENANNLNYHLGTSYRFDEINIFANISMKSRFPTQKEFYSEISGTALQNPNLKAETGQNVELGFTYYPEKIQDISFSGSIYHNNVSNLIEVVFLPDNFRQFQNFGKAVFTGAEIKTDYRKENYFLSLGYSYLSAENLSDNAEAKTMVNRPMHTLIFSGSVSIFKYYNIYLDGLYYLEQYTNNPDTRKIEKLDDYILLNLSLDRNFKYHSFYFVFNNLLNQFYYTEWGLPQQGFSFQAGVRLNVR from the coding sequence ATGACTAAAACTCTACTCGCTTTAATTATAATGCTTTTTTGCTTAAATTTAAATACTGCTTTTTCAAAAGACAGCGTAAAAGTTTTTTACACAGGCGAGCTTGTTGTTTTGCCAGCTGACGAGCCGCTGAATCTTACAAGCCGCATAAGTGAAATATCAATCAGTGAAATTACTGCTGATAGATTTCTGACAGTTGACAATGTTCTGCAATTTTCGCAAGGTATAATTTTCCAGAAGAATACCCGAAATGAAGCTTTTATACGACTTAGGGGCTATGACCAGAGGCAGATTGGTATTTTTTTCGATGGTGTTCCAATCAGCAGTCCTTATGATGGGGCTTTGGATTTGAGCATTTTCTCTCTAAGTAATGTTTCTAAAATCAATATTTCCCGAAATATGCCTTCTATGTATTATGGCTCTAACAGCATTGGCGGAACGATTAACATTGTAACTGATAATATATATAAATCAAATTCGGTTTATGGAAATGTTCAGGTTGGTGAAATTAGCGATTCTTATCAATTGGGATTTGATTATAATTTATCGAAATTTTCATTTCAGGTAAATGCAAATTATATATCCAATAATAATTTCCGTTGCGCTGATCCTGATGATATGTTCTCAACACAAGTTGTGCCAAATAGTAAAAGTAATATGCTGAATACCTACGCAAAAGTAGGATTTGTCGCATCTGATAATTCTATTTTTTCACTTTCATATCTTTTGGGCAGGGCTGATAAGCAAATTCCTGTAAATCAGCTTACTACCAGACCACGCTACTGGCAGATGCCTGAAATTAACCGTGATATTGTGAATTTCACTCATTATTATAAGCTAAGTGAGGCATTCACTGTACGTGGAAATGTTTATTATGAAAAGAGTTATAATCTGTTAAAATCTTTTGATGACAGTACATTTTCCTCGCAGAATGCACGCAGTTCGTTTAGCTCAATTTATGATGACTATAAATTCGGCGGAAATTTAATTACTGAAATCAATACAGGACTTGCAGATTTGACAAAATTATCAATAAATTATCAGCTTGATAATCACAGGGCGCAGGCAAATACCGGACTGGACTGGACAGAATACGAAACAAGTATGATGACACTCGCAGCAGAGCAGAATTTCAGTTATGATAAATTCACTGCACTTGCCGGTTTGAGCTATGATATGCTCGTGCCTCATAATGCAAATGGTAATGAATTACGTGAAAATGCAAATAACCTAAACTATCACTTGGGGACATCATACCGCTTTGATGAAATCAACATTTTTGCTAATATTTCGATGAAAAGCCGCTTCCCGACTCAAAAAGAATTCTACTCCGAAATTTCGGGTACAGCTCTTCAAAATCCGAACTTAAAAGCCGAAACAGGGCAGAATGTCGAGTTGGGATTTACATATTATCCCGAGAAGATTCAGGATATATCATTTTCCGGAAGTATTTATCATAATAATGTTTCCAACTTAATCGAAGTAGTTTTTCTACCAGATAATTTCCGCCAATTCCAGAATTTTGGAAAAGCAGTATTCACTGGTGCAGAAATTAAAACTGATTACCGTAAAGAAAATTATTTTTTATCTCTCGGATATAGCTATTTGAGTGCTGAAAATCTAAGTGATAATGCCGAAGCCAAAACTATGGTAAACAGACCAATGCACACTTTAATATTTTCCGGCTCTGTAAGTATATTTAAATATTACAACATATATCTTGATGGACTGTATTATCTGGAGCAATATACAAATAATCCTGATACACGTAAAATCGAAAAGCTAGATGATTATATTCTGCTTAATCTCTCGCTTGACAGAAATTTCAAATACCATTCATTTTATTTTGTTTTTAATAATTTACTTAATCAGTTTTACTATACAGAGTGGGGGCTTCCGCAACAGGGCTTCAGCTTTCAGGCAGGTGTTCGTCTAAACGTAAGATGA